The genome window AACTCGAGCTTCCCGACGAGCGAAGTCATCGCCCGCGACAACGCAGGGTTCGTCACCTCGGCCGCAAACTCGTCGACCACCCGCCCTCGACGTCGAACATCGCGGGCCTGCCGGAAGAACTCCTCGGCGCGCCCCTTAAGGTCGTCCGGAGACTCGGTCGTGATCTCGTAATTCCCCTGCGGATTCTTCGTGACGAACTGGGCCATCCACTCCCGCGCCGCGGCGTCCGCCGTTACGGGAAGGTAATCCATCTTGCGGGCAACCAGCATGAAGGCCAATTCCGTCCCGAGCAGCTTCGAGAGCTTCGCCTGGAGCGGGTCGGCCCCATCGATCTTTCCGGCCAGCTGGTGCAGCGGTGTCTCCAGCGCCTCGCGGTACTTCACGATCGCGTCGTACCGCTGGGCCGATTCCTCCAGCGCCTTGAAGGCGTCCGTCTCGACGTCGAACTTCAGCCCTTCGGCCGTGTCGCTCGTCGCATCTTCCAGCAGATTGAAAATCTCCTCCACGCTCTCGTCCTTGAGGGGGGCGTCCTCCGAGGCGTGCCCCGCGATCCAGTACTTCGCGAACAGCGGATCCGCCAGGAGCGTGCTGAACCGCCGGTGCAGGTCGTCCGTCTTCACGAGATCGCGCGACCAGGCGGCGAGCTCTTCCTGATAGCGGGCGAGCACGGGATGGACTTCGTCGATCGTCTTGAGCCGCCGTTCGACCTGAGTCTGCCGGGCGGGACGGATGACATACGCCCCAGTCCTCGTCCGGACGAGCGCCTGGTCGAGCCCGTCGAGGATGTTGTCGATCTCGGGATGCAGCCGCAGACGGAGCTCCTGCTGGTAGAGGAACGCGGGGGCGGCCTCATGCGTCAGGAACCGCTTCAGCACCGGAGTTAGCGAGTGCTTCTCATCGAGTTCTCCGGCGATCTCAATCAGAACCAGGCCGATCGGGCTCAGGTCGGCGGTAGCCGCCTCGATCTCGCGGACATAGCGGTCGATCACCTCGCCCTGCTCCGGGACGACGTTCCATTTCCCATCCTGCTTCCGGAAGTGCCGGGCGACAAATCGTTCCCACTGCGTTGCGGAATCTCCTTCCGGAGCGGCGTTCTGAGCCTGAATCGCCGCCCGGTCCGCCATGAGGATCTGCCCGGCGGGGGTCCGGAGGAGCGCTACGAACTTGCGGAGCGGCTCGTTCTCCTTGACCACGATCCGCGAGGCGAACTCCTCGAGCCGGTCGTGCGGCGCCCCGCTCGGCGCGGCGGTGACGCTCTCCCTGGCTGAACTGCGCTCCTCGTCTACCTCTTGGGAGACCGAGGCCGAGCCCGGCCCCGGGGCGGCAGCGAGCGCGGCCGGGGCGACGAACCGGAGGTCCACCAGTCCCGCGAGCCCCACGGCCAGAAGGGTGCCGGTCCACAGACCGCGCTGCATCCAGGAATCGCCCCCCTCGCGATCCGCCACGAGCCGGCGGATCCGCTGGAAGAGGGGGCCTCCGGTGGCCGCGGTCGCCATCAGGGGAGACCGCGCTCCGACCTGCGCCACCGCCAGCAGGGCCTGCGCCAGCCGCGGAGCGCGGACCGGAGACTCCTCCGCCATCAGCGCGTCGCAGGACCACTCCGCCGCCTCGTCGAAGCGCGACGCGGCGTACCACGCAAGCGGATTGAACCAGTGGAGTGCCACGACCGCTCGGGCCACGAGCGACGCCCACAGGTCCCCCCGCCGGAGGTGACAGAGTTCATGATGCAGCACCGCCTTCCGCTCCTCGGCGGAGAGCCGGTTCCAGAGCCGGACGGGAACAACGATCCGGTACCCGCCGGGAGCCCAGGTGAGGAACGGCCCGACCTGCGGATGGACCATCAGCCGGACATCGCGGCGGAGCCCCAGCTCGAGGCCGAGTTCCTGAAGCTCCTTCGTCCACGCGGACCGCGCGGGAGACGCGTTCGCGAGCGCCAGCCG of Planctomyces sp. SH-PL14 contains these proteins:
- a CDS encoding M56 family metallopeptidase, whose product is MTVDWTILILRASGMLLIAGCFAWLLQRWRPVADSRWHRVAWGLVLLQGVLVAPFSLALQAPAWWAFSHSEPTVSSSPDSEAATAGLASSVPVTSRPTTASSASTPTGGHEASVTRAVEAPFENLSTPFAALAPETASPLSLPETISAAGSGSALPNEMRSTPVRPETLDQTAEAPAAASIDPSRPAAASIDWRRMLVGGWAGGAALVLATLLFHFGCVRLALANASPARSAWTKELQELGLELGLRRDVRLMVHPQVGPFLTWAPGGYRIVVPVRLWNRLSAEERKAVLHHELCHLRRGDLWASLVARAVVALHWFNPLAWYAASRFDEAAEWSCDALMAEESPVRAPRLAQALLAVAQVGARSPLMATAATGGPLFQRIRRLVADREGGDSWMQRGLWTGTLLAVGLAGLVDLRFVAPAALAAAPGPGSASVSQEVDEERSSARESVTAAPSGAPHDRLEEFASRIVVKENEPLRKFVALLRTPAGQILMADRAAIQAQNAAPEGDSATQWERFVARHFRKQDGKWNVVPEQGEVIDRYVREIEAATADLSPIGLVLIEIAGELDEKHSLTPVLKRFLTHEAAPAFLYQQELRLRLHPEIDNILDGLDQALVRTRTGAYVIRPARQTQVERRLKTIDEVHPVLARYQEELAAWSRDLVKTDDLHRRFSTLLADPLFAKYWIAGHASEDAPLKDESVEEIFNLLEDATSDTAEGLKFDVETDAFKALEESAQRYDAIVKYREALETPLHQLAGKIDGADPLQAKLSKLLGTELAFMLVARKMDYLPVTADAAAREWMAQFVTKNPQGNYEITTESPDDLKGRAEEFFRQARDVRRRGRVVDEFAAEVTNPALSRAMTSLVGKLELARLAEVTAERPEVDGLQLWFGELFAETPDGLVLQDWAGPSIEELLQEAAEIEKELKKADF